One part of the Phoenix dactylifera cultivar Barhee BC4 chromosome 4, palm_55x_up_171113_PBpolish2nd_filt_p, whole genome shotgun sequence genome encodes these proteins:
- the LOC103706843 gene encoding uncharacterized protein LOC103706843 isoform X3 — MRAKPYMTPVPFSSTVIAGGVAISLSVLVAISLLLHRRSRICASAGDLFLHLGGPLSLVLVRHCCRVRGSSPQLPPLDLALSAASLQAFHRLEQSDMRSTTSTRDTLPSIGMPSTRTTRIRPLSPSLSLLLSFSAILAFSIRSKGSWRSFLKIKGFLAQLFKDQRVLG, encoded by the exons ATGAGGGCGAAACCCTATATGACGCCCGTTCCGTTCTCCTCCACTGTCATTGCTGGCGGCGTAGCGATCTCCCTCTCCGTTTTGGTGGCGATCTCCCTCCTTCTCCACCGGCGATCTCGCATTTGTGCCAGTGCCGGCGATCTATTTCTCCATCTGGGTGGTCCCTTGTCCCTTGTCCTCGTCCGTCATTGCTGCCGGGTCCGGGGATCTTCTCCTCAGTTGCCGCCTCTAGACCTCGCCCTCTCAGCCGCTTCGCTTCAAGCCTTTCATCGCCTTGAACAATCGGATATGCGAAGTACCACAAGCACGAGAGATACCCTACCTAGCATTGGAATGCCATCTACAAGAACCACCAGAATAAGGCCTCTATCTCCCTcactctctcttctcctttctttttctgcGATTCTTGCGTTCTCGATTAGATCAAAGGGTTCTTGGCGCAGCTTTTTAAAGATCAAAGGGTTCTTGGCGCAGCTTTTTAAAGATCAAAGGGTTCTTG GTTGA
- the LOC103706843 gene encoding uncharacterized protein LOC103706843 isoform X2 yields MRAKPYMTPVPFSSTVIAGGVAISLSVLVAISLLLHRRSRICASAGDLFLHLGGPLSLVLVRHCCRVRGSSPQLPPLDLALSAASLQAFHRLEQSDMRSTTSTRDTLPSIGMPSTRTTRIRPLSPSLSLLLSFSAILAFSIRSKGSWRSFLKIKGFLAQLFKDQRVLGGL; encoded by the exons ATGAGGGCGAAACCCTATATGACGCCCGTTCCGTTCTCCTCCACTGTCATTGCTGGCGGCGTAGCGATCTCCCTCTCCGTTTTGGTGGCGATCTCCCTCCTTCTCCACCGGCGATCTCGCATTTGTGCCAGTGCCGGCGATCTATTTCTCCATCTGGGTGGTCCCTTGTCCCTTGTCCTCGTCCGTCATTGCTGCCGGGTCCGGGGATCTTCTCCTCAGTTGCCGCCTCTAGACCTCGCCCTCTCAGCCGCTTCGCTTCAAGCCTTTCATCGCCTTGAACAATCGGATATGCGAAGTACCACAAGCACGAGAGATACCCTACCTAGCATTGGAATGCCATCTACAAGAACCACCAGAATAAGGCCTCTATCTCCCTcactctctcttctcctttctttttctgcGATTCTTGCGTTCTCGATTAGATCAAAGGGTTCTTGGCGCAGCTTTTTAAAGATCAAAGGGTTCTTGGCGCAGCTTTTTAAAGATCAAAGGGTTCTTG GTggtttataa
- the LOC103706843 gene encoding uncharacterized protein LOC103706843 isoform X1, producing the protein MRAKPYMTPVPFSSTVIAGGVAISLSVLVAISLLLHRRSRICASAGDLFLHLGGPLSLVLVRHCCRVRGSSPQLPPLDLALSAASLQAFHRLEQSDMRSTTSTRDTLPSIGMPSTRTTRIRPLSPSLSLLLSFSAILAFSIRSKGSWRSFLKIKGFLAQLFKDQRVLGNLMHWAAILSG; encoded by the exons ATGAGGGCGAAACCCTATATGACGCCCGTTCCGTTCTCCTCCACTGTCATTGCTGGCGGCGTAGCGATCTCCCTCTCCGTTTTGGTGGCGATCTCCCTCCTTCTCCACCGGCGATCTCGCATTTGTGCCAGTGCCGGCGATCTATTTCTCCATCTGGGTGGTCCCTTGTCCCTTGTCCTCGTCCGTCATTGCTGCCGGGTCCGGGGATCTTCTCCTCAGTTGCCGCCTCTAGACCTCGCCCTCTCAGCCGCTTCGCTTCAAGCCTTTCATCGCCTTGAACAATCGGATATGCGAAGTACCACAAGCACGAGAGATACCCTACCTAGCATTGGAATGCCATCTACAAGAACCACCAGAATAAGGCCTCTATCTCCCTcactctctcttctcctttctttttctgcGATTCTTGCGTTCTCGATTAGATCAAAGGGTTCTTGGCGCAGCTTTTTAAAGATCAAAGGGTTCTTGGCGCAGCTTTTTAAAGATCAAAGGGTTCTTG GGAACCTCATGCACTGGGCTGCCATTTTGTCAGGTTGA